The DNA region TTAATAAGTATTGTTGATTTAGCTACGCCATCAACTGCCATATTTTGAACTACTGTCAGTATACTTATTTTTTCTTTTGCTATCACATCTAAAACATCTGACAGAATACCAACTCTATCTTTTAGAGATAGGTGTAAGCTATAAATTCTGTCCTCTCCACCTTCATAAAATGGTTTTATAAAATCTTTATATTTATAATAAGTACTTCTACTTATCCCAACTTTTTTAATAGCACTATATTTTGAAACCTTTGTTTTTAATATTAAATCATTGACTTTTATTACATTTTGGATTGATTTAGGTAAAATTCTTTTATCCACTATGTAAAATTCTTTATTTTCCTTATCTTTTGTTTTTAATGCCATTTTTCCTCCCTAATTAAATTATTCCTCTATTGGCTTTAAATGATTTTAAAATATTAGATAGTAACATAGCTACTGTTAATGCCCCTACTCCTCCTGGAACAGGTGTTATGTATGATGCTTTCTTTTGAACATTTTCAAAATCAACATCTCCCTCTAATTTTCCATTAACCCTATTTATTCCAACATCTATTACTACTGCACCCTCTTTTACCATATCTTCTGTGATAAATTTAGGTTTCCCAACTGCTGATATTAAAACATCAGCATTTTTTGTTTTTTCTATTAAATTTCTAGTATGACTATTACATATAGTAACAGTTCCATGGCTATTTAACACTAAAGCTGCAACAGGTTTTCCAACTATATTACTTCTCCCAATTACAACTACATCTTTTCCTTCTAAATCAATTTTATATCCTTTTATCAATGCCATTATTCCTGCTGGTGTAGATGGAGATATAAAATCTTCATTATTTTGAAATAATAATCCTAAATTTTCTGCTTTAAAACCATCTACATCTTTAATAAGTTTTATTCTATTTAAAACCTTTGTAGTACTTATTTGAGGTGGCAAAGGTAAATTTATCATTATTCCATCTACTTCTGTATCTTTATTTAGCTTGTCTATTAAGTTTAAAAGATATGCCTCTGATATTTCTTTACTAAAAAAATATTTTTGAACTCCTATTCCTAAATCCTGATAAGATTTTACCTGTGAATTTACATATACTTGTGAGGCTTGATCATCTCCTACCAATATTGAGGCAACAGTTGGACTTACATTATAAATTCTTTTTATATCGTCAATTTCAGCCTTTATTTTAGCTTTTATATCTTTTGCCAGCTCTTTTCCATCCATTAACATAGTTTTTCACCTATTTTTAAAAACTTACCATTTATTAAATCTACACCTGTCATTTGTTTTTTATTTTCTGGTTTAGCAGAAGTTATTATAAG from Fusobacterium simiae includes:
- a CDS encoding ACT domain-containing protein, with amino-acid sequence MALKTKDKENKEFYIVDKRILPKSIQNVIKVNDLILKTKVSKYSAIKKVGISRSTYYKYKDFIKPFYEGGEDRIYSLHLSLKDRVGILSDVLDVIAKEKISILTVVQNMAVDGVAKSTILIKLSESMQKKVDKIISKIGKVEGIADIRITGSN
- a CDS encoding bifunctional 5,10-methylenetetrahydrofolate dehydrogenase/5,10-methenyltetrahydrofolate cyclohydrolase, encoding MLMDGKELAKDIKAKIKAEIDDIKRIYNVSPTVASILVGDDQASQVYVNSQVKSYQDLGIGVQKYFFSKEISEAYLLNLIDKLNKDTEVDGIMINLPLPPQISTTKVLNRIKLIKDVDGFKAENLGLLFQNNEDFISPSTPAGIMALIKGYKIDLEGKDVVVIGRSNIVGKPVAALVLNSHGTVTICNSHTRNLIEKTKNADVLISAVGKPKFITEDMVKEGAVVIDVGINRVNGKLEGDVDFENVQKKASYITPVPGGVGALTVAMLLSNILKSFKANRGII